The genomic segment TTTATACTGATTTTTTTCTTATCGCCCATTAAGTCTTTGATGTTATTAAACCTTATTCTGAGCTGGCTGGGCTTTTGTCTATGTTATATCTTCTTGTCTTGGTACGTCTTCTATACGATGCCTATTGCGACTATTGCAAAAAAAGCCCAGCAAGAAGATGGAAGCCGGCTATTCGTCTCTTTCTCTATTATTTTAGTAACGCTGTGCTGTTTTGTATCGGTGTTGAGTATCATCATCTCGAGCAAAGATAGCCAGTTCGATGAAATGGTGATTATCATCACCTGCATGTCAGCTATGTTGGCATCGTGGCCTTTGGTCCACACCATCTACACATTCCATTACGCGTGGTTGTACTATGAATACGATGGCGCAGGAAGCGGATTGGAATTTCCGGGCGACGGAAAACCCGATTATCTCGACTTCGCTTATTTCGCATTTGTCATGGGCTGCACCTTTCAGGTCTCCGATGTAAGCGTCTCCTCTAAAAAAATACGAAGGGTAACACTGTTCCATGGTCTGTTATCTTTTGCCTTGAATACGTTTGTAGTTGCATTGACGATTAATATCATTTCGGGCTTGATCAATTGAGTTTCTAATGAAAAAAGCTTATTTTAGTCCAAAATTTAGCGGCATGAAATTATCACAGATATTCGTTCTATTCTTTTTGTTTTTTATTACCAATATTTCATGTAAAAAGAACGAGAGCACGACAGGTGATGCCCCGGCGGTCACGGGTAGTTTTATAGGCCGTGTCCGGTTTCAGGGGAATGCCCTGGATGTTGACAGGGAAAACCGATTGATACGCATACTGCGGGAGAATAATTCAACCTTTAGGATAGAATTCTATACAGGAATTCCAAATATCACGGGTATTGTATTTGAACAAACGAACGATAGTACCTGGACATCCAACGACAACACAGAGACCCAATTAGTTAAGGTTGAGGGATCTTCCCTGGAAATCGACTACCAACTCAACGGTCAGAGCTGGAAAGTGGACGCGGTACGACGATAACACAACACTGCTGAAAAGAAATGTCATAATAATTTCATTTTCGTTTGTATATTGCTTTTCTTATGCTTATATTTAGCTAAAGCATAAGAAAAGAGAAATGAAACACCTAAAAAAGATAGGCGCGATAGCGTCGGTATTTGCTATTGCCCTCGCGTTAAGCGCATTTAATTCTCAGCAGGAGAAGTCTCAGCAAGATCCTAAGCCGACCAACCTCAAAGTGCTCCCTAAAAATATATCACATGACGAACTCATAGCCACAATGAAGGAGTTTAATGTGGCACTAGGAGTCAAATGCGGTTTCTGTCATGCCCCATCCAAAGAAGACCCCAAAAAGCTGGATTTTGCAAGTGACGAAAATCCTAAAAAAGAAATTGGCAGGGCGATGATCAAAATGACGCAAAAGATTAATAAGAAATACTTTAACCGAAGTTGGGACAATGCACCGGCCAAAGCGATTTCATGCAAAACCTGCCATGGAGGCAAGGAAACTCCCGAAATGGTGCTCGCTAAAAACTAATCAAACACTATATTCATGTAACACCATAAGGTTATCCTTGTGGTGTTTTTTTTCACATTTTGTGTCGGGGAACAAAAAAGGCCTCTCATCATGAGAAGCCTTTTTTTGCGTACCCGGAGCCGGAGTCGAACCGGCACGGTTTCCCACTGGTGTTTGAGACCAGCGCGTCTACCAATTCCGCCATCCGGGCATATCCGTTTGGGATGATGCAAAAGTACGCAAAGTTTTTATTATTCCAAATTATACTACAGGCGTTTTTTTAAACTGACTGAAAATGAATAAGAAATTTTTATTATTCTATTTTAAACCCTGATTTCTGACTATCAGATACGTTTTTTTGTTAATTTAGAAGAAACAATCCGTATCACAGCATGAAGAAAGCAAAACTAGGAAATAGTGAGATCGAATTTAAGCCGATGGTATTTGGTGCTAATGTGTTTGGCTGGACCGTAGATGAACAGCGGTCATTCGCTTTGCTTGATGCATTTGTTGATATGGGATTTAGCTTTATTGATACTTCGAACAACTATTCGCATTGGGTGCCC from the Sphingobacterium thalpophilum genome contains:
- a CDS encoding c-type cytochrome is translated as MKHLKKIGAIASVFAIALALSAFNSQQEKSQQDPKPTNLKVLPKNISHDELIATMKEFNVALGVKCGFCHAPSKEDPKKLDFASDENPKKEIGRAMIKMTQKINKKYFNRSWDNAPAKAISCKTCHGGKETPEMVLAKN
- a CDS encoding DUF1345 domain-containing protein; the protein is MNKVKEYLHHMQSIHRASAAAIVFILIFFLSPIKSLMLLNLILSWLGFCLCYIFLSWYVFYTMPIATIAKKAQQEDGSRLFVSFSIILVTLCCFVSVLSIIISSKDSQFDEMVIIITCMSAMLASWPLVHTIYTFHYAWLYYEYDGAGSGLEFPGDGKPDYLDFAYFAFVMGCTFQVSDVSVSSKKIRRVTLFHGLLSFALNTFVVALTINIISGLIN